ATCCCGATGAGGCCGTCGGTCAGGATGTTGCCCAGTCGATAGTGGGGATAGACATAGTGGTCGCAGGCATACAGGTCGCCGTTGTGCTCGATCACCAGCGAACGTCCGCACTGCCGGGCATGGATGCACACCGGCGACGGGTTGCCGATCCAGGCGTTGAGCGCCCACTCGAAGTTCATGACAAAGGTGGTGCCGACATCATGGCGCACCCACTCTTCGTAGATGGCGATCAGAAAGTCGCCGTAACCCTCGGGAGAAACCGACCACGGAAAGACTTCGATCTGTGTTTCTTCCCGGGTCAGAACCGCCGGACCGGCCAGCCGCAGGCCCTGCTCCCGGCTGCGGGCGTCCGGCAGCCGCTCGACCACCGGCGAAAACTGGATATATTCAACGCCCTGGTCGCGCAGGAAGCGATAGACATCGAGCGGCCTGCGCTCTGTTTCGCGGGCAACGCAAGCCAGCACGTTGTACGCGACTCCATGCTTTTGCAGCAGCCGCAGACCCCGCATCACCTGCGCAAAGGACCCGTTGCCTCCACGGTCGCGGCGGTAGCGGTCATGTACCTCCTGCGGGCCGTCGAGACTGATGCCGACCAGGAAGTCGTGTTCCCGGAGAAAAACGCACCACTCGTCGGTCAGGAGGGTGCCGTTGGTCTGCAGGGCGTTGCTGATGATCTTCCGGCCGGCGAGCGGCTTCTGCAGTTCGACCACCCGGTTGAAAAAATCAAGCCCGCCGAGGGTCGGCTCGCCCCCTTGCCAGACAAAGGCCACCTCCGGCGTAGGCTGGCAGGTGACGTAGTCGGTGATGAATGCGGAAAGGACATCATCGGACATGCGATACTGTTCGCCGGAACTGAACAGCGCCTGCTTCTCGAGATAAAAGCAGTATTCGCAGTTCAGGTTGCAGGCCGGCCCGACAGGCTTGGCCACGACGTGAATCCCTTGCGCGATATTGTCTGATTTTCCTAAAGGATGACAGACCATGGTCTTTATTCTATTCAGGGAACAGGAACGTCAATTGTGCCCTGAATCCCCAATCCTCCGGGCCGTTATCCGGCGATTCAGCCCAATACTTCCCGGCCACACTGAGCTGCATAATCTGCGGACCGATCTTGAACAGTTGCGCCACCTGAGCGATCAGCGGAATTGACCACTGCTCGGCTTCCCAGTCGTAGGTGGATTCCGTGTTTAATCCAAATGTTGTTTTCGTTTTGGTGATGTAACTCACGAATGGTTGCAGGAAGGTGGCATTGATATCGGCCCGGTCGTCGTCACCGGCCACCGACCAGATATGATTGCCAAGAAAACCGATGGTCCACGGCCCGGCCTGCTTCAGCGCCACCGCCGTTGGGCCGATCCCCCACTTTTCGCCGCCGAGCACTTCGTCGGAGGCCGTCGGCAGCAGCTCGACCGGCCCCACTCCCCAGATCCAGCCCCCCGCGCTGGGGGCTTTGGGCGAGAAGAACTGGCTGGCGGTGATGTCGCCGAGACCCGACTCGTTCATGGCTTCAACCGGGAAATCCTGCTGATCAATCAGCGGCACGATGGTCCGCGTGATCATGTTCCACTCTTCGCCCAGCGAGAAGGGGATGACCGGCTGGATGTTCAGGCGGCTGACCGACGCGTCGTCGTTTATTCCGCCGTATTCGTCGTGGTTGTATTGCAGCGGCACGCTGATCAGGCTGGCGATGGGATTCGCCAGCTTCTTAGCCAGTTCCGCCGCGTTGTCTTCTTCGGCATGGGCCGGCATGGCGCAGCTTGCGATGATCGTCGCCAGTGCGATCCGCCGCCACCAAAATTTCATTCGCCTCGTTCGCATGAACTTTACTCTCCTTGCAGGCGCCGCGCGCCTTCCACAATCGGATGCCACCCGTACACCAGGGTCACCATGAACATATCCATGCTGAGGTCTTCGGGATCGTCGTCGTTCAGGGTCGATTTGTAGCCGACGGTGAGGTTCAGGTTGTCGTTGACCTGGTAGCCAAGCGTTATGCCGGCCGCCAGGTCGTCACGCTTCTCCCCAGTCACCCCGGCGATGGTCGCTTCGCCGCCGGTGTACCAGGACAGGTCCAGCGCGCCCCAGGCATGCTCGGTGAAGTCGCGCGACAGGTGCGCATCGAGCTGGAACAGGGGATCGGTCTCCATCCTCTGCCCGACAAAGTCGTCGTTGTCGCCGAACAGCCATACGGCGGGGAGCAGTTCCAGGGTTGTGCGCCGACCAGGCACCCAGGGGCCGAGCTGATAAATGATCGGCATGCCCAGGCGCCCGTACCAGCGGTTCTGACCGATATTGAGCTGCTTGTCGTTGTCGTATTCGCCGACCGGCAGCGCCAGGTCGATGAGCAGGTCGACGGAAAAGCCCGGCTCATAGCGCATGGCGTCGGGAATGCTCATTTGTGCCGGTGGGCCGAGGAGGTTGATGTTAAACTCGAGCATCGGGTCGCCGAAGCCGCTGGCCGATTCGTTGAACAAAGTAATACCGTTCCGGGTGGCATCACCCGAGATACGTCCCATGGGAACCAAAATCGCGGCCATGGCCGAGCGCTCGAGCACAGGAAAGGTCAGCGCATAGCCTGCCAGGGCCATGGAGGCGTCAAAGTCGACGGAATCGGCACCGGGAACAAGACTGGTGTGAGCAGGATCAAACGGATTGGTATTGCCGCTGATCGATTCGTAGATGAGCGGCACGGCACTGGCACCCGCCAGGGTCTTCAGGTAGAAGCGTGCCGGAACCTGGGCCGGAGACGGCTGCGGGCAAAACACGCCGATCGTGAGCATCAGCGCAATAATACGCAACAACCAGGCTACGGGATTGTTCAATCTTTTGTTATCTTGCATGGGTGAGACCTCCTTATGAATAAATGGGTGCATTTTCCTGTCGGCAATGTTCAGGGCTTTGGCTCGGCCAGCATCTCTTGGGGCGGCACGAACTGCTTCTTGTTGATCAGCGGCGGGAAGCCTTCGTCGACCGGCACGCGCGGCGGCAGCTGGTCTTCCAGGGTCTCGAAGGCAGTGCGGCTCGGCAGGATGACGTTGTTTTCCTTCGCGTAGCGGTCCCAGAGGGCGGTCAGCGCCTTCACCTTGTCCGGGTTCTCCGCGGCCAGGTCGTTGCGCTCGCCGGGATCTTTGGCGAGGTTGAAGAGCTCCCACTGCTCCTTGCCGAGGGGCTTGTACTGCCAGCGCAGCTTCCATTCCCCCTGGCGCACGGCGCGGTTACCGAAGACCTCCCAGGCCAGGTAGTCCTGCTCGCTGCGCGGTGACTCCACCTGGCCGGCCAGCAGCGGCACCCACGACTTGCCGCCGAGAGCGGGGAGCGCGTGACCGTCGAGGGTCTGCGGATAGCTGGCGCCGGCGACTTCGAGCAGGGTCGGCATGATATCGGCCACATGCAGCAGGCCGCCGTTGATGCTCCCCCTGGCGCGCTTGACCGCCGGTCCACTGACGATCAGGGCGTTGTGCACCCCCCCTTCCGCCATCCACCCCTTGTACTGGCTGAAGGGGGTCATCGACACCTGCGCCCACATCGGGCCGTAGCCGACATACGAGCCCGGGTCGCCCCAGGCGTTGGGGTGGGTCTGCGACCACTTGGCGGCGGCGTAGAGATAGTCGCGCGATCCGGGCGAGCCGGCGATCATCTGGAAGAGATCGGTCCCCTCGGCGCCGTTGTCGCCAAAGGCGATGAAGATGGTGTTGTCGTACTCGCCGATCTTCTTCAGGTAGTCGATGAGGCGGCCGACGTGGAAGTCGAGGTTTTCTACCATGCCGGCATAGAGCTCCATCTTTTTGCCGAGGATGGCCCGGGAGGCCGGGGCGAGCACCACCGGATCGGGAATGAACCACATGCGCTCGGCGAGCTGCGTCCCCGCCGGGGTGATGCCGAGCTCGATCTGGCGCTTGAGCCGCTCCTGCCGCACCGCGTCCCAGCCCTTGTCGTACTCGCCGACATGGCGCTTGCGCCACTCCTCGGGCAGATGGAAGGGGTCATGGGGCGCCTGGTGGGAGACGTAGGCGAAGAACGGCTTGCCGTCCTTGCGTCCCGCCTCGATGAAGCCGATCAGCTTGTCGGTGTAGGTCTTGGTGGCATAGTAATCCTTCGGCAGCTTCGTCAGGTAGCGCCCGTCCTCGGTGAAGACCGAGAGCGGCGCCGCGCCGGTGACGTTGGTCATGTCCCAGTAGCTCCCAGCCCCGTCGAGCAGCGAGAAGTCGCGCTCGAAGCCGCGCGCCGCCGGGATCAGATCGGGAGCCTTGCCGAGATGCCACTTACCGACCATGTAGGTGTGGTAGCCGGCGTCTTTCAGCAGCTGCGGCAGCGTCGCCACCTGCTTGCTCAGGAACCCTTCGTAGCCGGCGACTCCCATCTGGTTGGGCGCCGTCCACTCGTCCATGTTGCCGAGGCCGTTCAGGTGAGTATCAACACCGCTCAGCAGCATGGAGCGGGTCGGCGAACAGCTGGCGTGCGTGTAAAAATTGGTGAAGCGCACGCCGTCGTTCGCCAGCGAGTCGAGGTTCGGCGTCTTGATCTCGCTGCCGAACGCCCCTATGTCGGCAAAACCCAGGTCGTCACCAAGGATGATGACGATATTCGGCCGTTTGAGTGCCTCCGCGGCGGCAGCGATGGACGCTGCGGCAAACACCATGCTGAGCATTATGATGCCCAGCGTACTCGGCAACAGGCAGAAAGCCCTTCCGTGCTGTTTCATATCTCTTGCTCCTTTCTTCATGTGGCACCTATCTCGATATTTCATTAAGAAGCCTTTCGGCATCTTTGTACTGCGGATACTGCGTGAGGAGCGCTTGCAAGGTCTTGACCGCCGCTTCCCTGTCGCCCTGCTGGTTCAGATAAAACGCCAGGGTATAGGCATACTTTGGCTCCTGAGGGCTGAGGTCCGACGCCTTCCCGCACCAACTCACCGCTTCACCGATGCGATCGGTTGCGGTGATGATGCAGAGATTGTAGGCGGCCTGCGCCATCCTGGGATCGGCCGCGAAGGCTTTTTTAAGAGACGTCTCTGCCGCCTTCAGTTCGTTCTTCCCCGCCTGCAGCAGTCCCATGTTGAAATTCGCTGCCGCGTTGTCAGGTGCCTGCTGGAGCGCCTGCTGCAGGGCCTGCTCCGCCTGGTCGTTCTCGCCTGACCGGGCATGGGCAATGGACAAGTTCACCATCGGCATGACGGCTGCGGGTCGAGCTGCAGTGCCGTCTGGTAGGAGGCCGCCGCCGCTTTCGCATCGTTTTGGCCGAGGTAATAGTTGCCGAGGTTGTAATGGGAGGTCCACTGGTCGGGCCGGGTTGTGATCGAGGCCAGATATTCGTCGTTGGCCATCCGTATCTGCGCCTGATAGGCAGGAGGGGCGGCCAGTTGAGGGAAAGCCGCGAGCCCCGCCGCGGCACGCACCCGCACCAGCCGGGAGTCGTCTGCCGTGGCCTCGATCAGCACCTGCAGGCTCTCCACGGACGGAACCAGCCCCAGCGCCTGGACCGCGGCACCGCGCACCAGGGGTGACGGATCCTTGGCCGCGCCAAGCAAAGCCTCCTGGAGTCTCTGGTCCTGCGCCGGCGGAATCAGCCTGATCAGCGAGGCGGCAAAGACCGCGTCGTGCCCGGGGTCACCGATGTAGGCGATCATCTCGGGCAGTCTGGTCCAGTCCCGTTTGCGGGCCGCGTCGATCAGCGCCGCGCGTTCGAGCACCGGCGCCTGGTAGTCCCGGCTGCGCCACTGCCGGACGATTTGGTCGGCCCACCCCGCATCCTGGTCCCGGTGGCAGAGATTGCAGGCATTGGGCGACTGGTAGGCGATGGTCGCCGCCGGTGTCGGCGGCAGCATCGAGTGGTCGCTACGGTTCATCCGCGCGAAAGACGACATCGGCATGTGACAGGAGACGCACTTGCTCCCCTCGCTCTCTGCCGGATGGTGCGTATGCGCGGTCGGGTTTTGCACCTTCTGCTCGTGGCAGGGGACGCAGGCATTATTGAACTTTTCCTGTTTGAAGCGGTAGCGGCCACTCGAGGTATGGCAGTGCATGCAGTCGAGCTGCCCCGACTTGGCGCAAGGGCTCATGGTCCACGAGGTCAGCGTGTAGTTCTCGCCCAGGTCACGGCCATCCGGATAAAAGTCGGGATCCTCCAGGGTCGCCAGATCGTAATGGTCGAAAAACGGTTCCCCGGGTCGGTAGGCGGCGGTCAGCGGGCCGGCCTTGGCGTGGCAGCCGGAGCAGAGATCGTTGCGCTGGACCGTTGTCATCGTCTTGGTGCTGATGATGCGCAGCTCCGGCAGCGGCTGCCCCTTGGGCGTCGCCCTGGCGATCATGTTGTGCTCGGCTGATGGACCGTGGCAGGTTTCACAGTTGATGCCGGGCTCGGTCCAGGTGGTGTTGTAGGTGTCGGTGCCGGTGTCGTAGTTGGTGTCGAGCTGGCTGACGTGACAGCTGTAACAGGCGGTATTGAAGGTATAGGTGGAGTGCCGCCAGTCGACTGCCTCGCCGTGTTCTCCGCCTGGGAAATGCCTGATGCCGCTGGCAGCGGTGTCGAACCACTCCTTCATGTTGACATCATACGCAACGGGGAGGGTCTGCAGCCTGCCCTTATCGAGAGGTGTGAGGAAATAGAAGACGTTCTTTCCGCCGAGAACATGCTTGATCTTTAACTTCTTCGTCTCCATCCGATCCGTTTCGATTACGACACCTTCATCAATATCGGCGCGATACTTCGCTTCCCCTATCGCGATGTCGCCCTGATGCGGCGTGAGTTTTTCCATCGCGAAGCTCGCCGAATAGGGCTGCATGGCCAGACCGTGCATTGACGAGGACCAAAGCTGATAGAACCTCTCATGGCACTCGCGACAGCTTGCGGAACCGGCGTAAGAGGATCCTTTGCCCGCATCAACGGCCATTGGAAATGCGATGAATACGCATATAGTGAGCAAACTTGCAGCTATTTTCATATCAGAGACTCAGCGCTGACTCCGCAAGGGCACCGATGACAATAGCGATCTGTTTTTACGTGCATGCTTTACCTTCCGTTCAGGGACCAGCCATGAGGGGAGGAATGCCCTTTTTTCAGGCCGTTTCTCCTCCCATGGCTTATGCGGCCCTGAATGTTTCTGTTACTTCACCATTTCGATCTCATTGAGCTTCCAAGTCTTGCCGAACCACGGTTCGAGCGGGCCGTAGAGGCGGAAAAGCATGTTCCAGCCCTTGCCGGGGATGGTCTGAATCCAGTTGTGTTCCATGCCGGATGGGGCCTTTGGCCCGAAGTAAACGTCCACTGAACCATCCTGGTTGACGACCAGGCCTTTGTCCAAACTGCTGACTTGGGGAAAGTCCTGATCGGTCTGGAGCATGGAACGGGTCTGGTTGTCATAGACAATCGCTGACCAGAAATCCTTTACTGGAGCGTTGGGTGACACATGCAACCGATAGGTCTTGCCGCCGTCCAATGGATTGCCCTGGGAATCCACGATTCCGACGGCATACTGGGAGCCTTGGCCCACCATCTTGGCTTCCATGGCCGGTGTCACGCCTGTGGCATAGAAGTAGAAGAAGGCGGCGGCATCCAGATAGGCCACGCCCGGTTGCTTCTGGAATTGGTAGCCGCCCAGCCACTGGCGCCAGGTGCTGTTCGGATAGTAGAAAGCCTCAGGTATGCGGCTCCGGTAGGTGAGAGTGCGCGCGGTAGCGTCGCCCACCGCCGCCGCCTCGGTCAGTATTTTTTTCATGCGATCATCAGGCGCGAATGGCTTGCCCTTCTCGATGCCGATCGAGGCAAAGAAACCGAGAGTGACCGGATCAAGCGACTCGACGGGTTCATTCTGAACGACGTCGTCGAGAAGTTCCCAGAACCGGTAGTCAGCTGCTGCCACCGTGGAGAAATCCCGGTTGGACACATTGACGAAGGTGTTGGACGGCGGATTGGTCGACCGCGACAAGGGGTAAATGCGCGTGTTCTTGTGCAGCCTCTCGATGGCGGGTTTGATGTCCCCTTGCACCGGCATGTTGCGCCAGACGAGGATGGACTCAAACGTGGGAACTCGCACGACCATGTACTCTTCGGGTGCTTTGCCTTCGTAGCCGGGAGGCAGCAGCAGGTACTTGCCGCCCTTGCCCTTGTCCGGACCGACGATGCCGATGTCGGTGACATATCTGAACCAGAAATCATCAATCATGCCCAGCGTCATGGGCGGCACTTCGACCACCAGCGGACCGTCATGCAGATCGATCCAGATCCATGTGTAGGGGGTGGTGGCGTTCGGAGTGAGAAAGAGCGAACGGGCATTCAGGTTGGCTTCAAATGTCGGAATGGTGACATTCGCGGGGCCGACGCTCAGCAATCCCTCACGCAGCCCAGCCATGTTCACCGCCGGCAATGCGAGTAAGTAGGCCTGCACCGCGCGCTGGAAGTCAAGGTTGTCGTAGAGCTTCTCGACGGTCGCATCGTCCGGGAAGCCGTCGAAAAATTTCAGCGTGCCAAGGCGTGTTTCGACCTGGTCCGGGATCGCGATACCGGGCGGGATGGCGGTGGTCATTTTGAACGTCGGCGATGACGCCCAGGCCGGCAGCGCAAGAGCGCCGATCAGCATGGTTGTCAGGATTATGTCGCGGGCAATTTCCTTCATTGTCTCATTCCCTTCGATTTTTTCATGGGCCGCCCGCGGAGGCGGCCCATGCATCATGTGACCTTGATTACTTGACATCAACGGTCACCCTGTCGATCCTGCCGGTGAACCTGGATTTGGCTTCAGCACCGATGGCTTCGACCACCGGGGTGGCCAGGTCGATGCCCACATCAGCGGTCTCGTCGGCGGAGAAGATCATCGGCTGGGTGCGCTCGATGCGCCCCTCGCCGACCTGCTGGTCGTTGACGAACAGGGTCGCCTTACCACCCTTGCCAAACCCTTCGCCGTCATAGGCGAACTCGAAGCGGATCGTCGCCTTGCCCGGCTTGAGCTGCTCCTTGCCGGCAATGGTGGTCCTCTCCAGGCCGAGGAAGTTGTAGTCGTAGGCCGGCACGCCGTCCTTGACATAGAGCGACCAGCCGCCGAAACGGCCGCCCTGGACGATGATGGTGCCGTTGGCCGCCGTCCCTTCAGGGATTTCGACTTCGGCGGTGATGGTCTTGGACTTGTTCTTGATGTTGAGGAACACGTTCTCGGACATGCCGGTCATCCCCTGCGCCAGGGTGATGGAGGTGCGGCCGGCCATCAGGTCGGGGCGGCCGACCAGTTCGGAGTTGACCCGCTCGAAGACGCGATCGTCAATGGGCAGTGCATAATTGCGCTCGGCTTCCTGCAGGAACAGGGCCTGCAGCTCGGCAAGTTTCTGCGGGTTCTGCTGCGCCAGGTCGTTGACCAGGCTGAAGTCGGTGCGGGTGTCGTACAGCTCCCAGATGTCCTCGGTGAGCCCGCGGCGGGGCTTGGGCTCCCACGGCGCCCGGTGGATGGTGCGGGCGAACCAGCCATCCTGGTAGATGGCCCGGTTGCCGAACATCTCGAAGTACTGGGTGGTGTGCCGCTCCTTGGCCCTGGCGTCGTCGAAGCTGTAGACCATGCTCACGCCGTCCATCGGCCGCTGCGCAACGCCG
This region of Desulfobulbaceae bacterium DB1 genomic DNA includes:
- a CDS encoding anaerobic sulfatase maturase; amino-acid sequence: MVCHPLGKSDNIAQGIHVVAKPVGPACNLNCEYCFYLEKQALFSSGEQYRMSDDVLSAFITDYVTCQPTPEVAFVWQGGEPTLGGLDFFNRVVELQKPLAGRKIISNALQTNGTLLTDEWCVFLREHDFLVGISLDGPQEVHDRYRRDRGGNGSFAQVMRGLRLLQKHGVAYNVLACVARETERRPLDVYRFLRDQGVEYIQFSPVVERLPDARSREQGLRLAGPAVLTREETQIEVFPWSVSPEGYGDFLIAIYEEWVRHDVGTTFVMNFEWALNAWIGNPSPVCIHARQCGRSLVIEHNGDLYACDHYVYPHYRLGNILTDGLIGMVEKAWRTGFGAAKESALPRCCRECEVLAACRGGCPKHRFAQTPNGEPGLHYLCTGYNKFFRHIRKYLQAMTTLLEHGHPASEVMKAVKGPLVIRTAEG